ATGGATCTGCGCGGCGCGCTTGACGAAGGAATCGACGAAGGTGTTGGCGATGTGGTTGAAGACCGGCCCCAGCACCTTCTCCAGCAGCTTGCTCGAGAACTGGTAGCGCAGGCTGAACTCCACCTTGCACGCCGTGTCGCCGAGCGGTGTGAAGCGCCATTCGCCGTCGAGATGGGTGAAGGGGCCGTCGGTCAGGCGCAGGTGCATTTCGCGCGGCCACACTTTCGTGTTCTCGGTGCTGAAATGGGCCTTGATGCCGTGGTAGTTGATGTGGATCGTCGCCGATGTGAGCGTTTCGGTGCGCTCATGGACCTCGGCACCGCCGCACCAGGGCAGGAAGCCCGGATAGTCCTCGCAGCGGTCGACGAGTTCGAACATCTGTTCGGGCGTGAATTCGATCAGGACAAGCTTCTTGACGTCGGCCATGTAAACGGAGGGATGAAAGTCGAAGTCGGCGCCTGTGCCGAACTGCTAAGATGCGCGATTCTACCGCATGCAGCCGGCCCGTTCGCTGCCGGGCAGCGGGGCATGCGCCCTGACTGGATTCTCGTGACATGAGCATCATCGACAACCGCAAGGCTTACCACGACTACTTCATCGAGGAAAAATACGAGGCGGGCCTCGTCCTCGAAGGGTGGGAAGTGAAGGCGATCCGTGCCGGGCGGGCGAACATCAAGGAAGCCTACGTCGTCGTCCGCGATGAGGAAATCTTCATCTTCGGCATGCACATCACGCCGCTCGCCAGCGCCTCCACCCACATCCACGCCGACCCGACGCGCACCCGCAAGCTGCTGCTGCATGCGGGCGAGATCGCCAGGCTGATCGGCAAGGTCGAACGCGCCGGCTTCACCCTGGTCCCGCTGGACCTGCACTACTCGAAAGGCCGCATCAAGATCGAGATCGGCCTGGCCAAGGGCAAGAAGCTGTACGACAAGCGCGAGGACGAGAAGAGGCGGGACTGGGAACGCGAAAAACAGCGGCTGATGCGGGTGAAGGTCTGAGCGCTCCCGCCCCGTCCCCCGGCGACCGGTGGTGAGTGCGCAGTTCCTTCAGGAACTGCACGACAGCATCGAACACCCCGCCTTATGCCGCGCCCAGTCGGGTCGCTTCGCGGCGAAGCGCTCGCGGCCGGCCTGTTCCTCGTAAGGCTTGCGGAACACGTCGAGCAGTTCCTCCACCTGCGACAGATCCCCCTCCCCGGCCGCGTCGATCGCCTGCTGCGCCAGGTAGTTGCGCGGCACGTAGAGCGGATTGGCCCGGTTCATCTCCACCTTGCGCCGGTCCTGCGGTACCGCCTGCTGCCGCAGACGCGCCGCGTAGCGCCGCAGCCACGCGGTGAATTCTTCACGCACCGCCTCGCGCCGATCGTCGCTGTAGAAAGCATCGGCAAACAGCGCCAGCGCCGATCCGCCCGGCACCTCGGCCGGCTCCGCATCGAACCCGGCCAGCCGGCGATGGAAGATCGTCATGTCCATCTCGCCATCGCGCAGCAGCCGGTGCAGGTCCGCCACCAGCGCCGAATCTCCTTCCTGCCAGTCGGCGAAGCCGAGCTTGGCCATCGTCATGCGCCGGTTCTCCGCCTCGTAGATGTCGGCATAGCCGAGCAGCGCCGCCTCCAGCGGCTCCACCTTGCCGATCACCGGATACACGGCATTGGCGAGTTGCCACAGGTTCCAGTGCGCCACCTGCGGCTGGTGGCCGAAGCGGTAGCGCCGGCCGGCCGCATCAGTGGTGTTCGGCGTCCAGTCCGGATCGAAGTCGTCGATCCAGCCGTAGGGGCCATAGTCGATCGTCAGGCCGAGGATGGACATGTTGTCGGTGTTCATCACCCCGTGCACGAAACCCACCCGCGTCCAATGCGCCATCAACACCGCGGTGCGCCGGCAGACCTCCTCGAACCAGCGCATGCGCCTTTCGTCCGCGTCGCCCTCGATCCCGGGGAAATCGCGGGCGATCGTGAAATCGATCAGCCTGCCGAGCAGCTCCCCTTCGCCGCGCGAGGCGAAGATCTCGAAATTGCCGAAGCGGATGAAGGACGGCGACACGCGGCACACGACCGCGCCCGGCTCCGGCTGCGGATTGCCGTCGTAGAACATGTCGCGGACCACCTTTTCGCCCGTCCCCACCAGGCACAGCGCCCGCGTCGTCGGCACGCCGAGGTGATGCATCGCCTCGCTGCACAGGAACTCGCGGATCGACGAACGCAGCACTGCCCGGCCGTCGGCATGGCGTGAATAAGGCGTCGACCCGGCGCCCTTCAACTGCAGCTCCCAGCGCTCGCCGCGCCCGTTGACCGCCTCGCCCAGCGTGATCGCGCGACCGTCGCCGAGTTGCCCCGCCCAGTTGCCGAACTGGTGGCCACCGTAGCAGGCGGCGTAGGGCTCCATGCCCGGCAGCAAGGCATTGCCGCCGAACACGTCGGCGAAATCCGGGGCGCGGACATCGGCCTCCTCCAGCCCCAGCAGCGCGGCGACTTCAGGCGACCACGCCAGCAACTGCGGCTTTCGCACCGGCGTCGGCATCACGCGCGAATAGCACGCGCCATGCACCTGCCTCACATGCACGCCCGGTTCCGGGTCGGCCGGCAGTTCGCGGACGAAGCGGTTGTCGAATGTCAGTTCTTTCATGGAAAAAAGATTCTCTCGAGTCTGAATACAGCCCATGGCCTCCAAACCACGCTGACCGGAGCGCGGGGCATTCCCGGAGCCGGCGAGGACTGTCCGAGCACCG
This DNA window, taken from Thauera sp. K11, encodes the following:
- a CDS encoding type II toxin-antitoxin system RatA family toxin, with amino-acid sequence MADVKKLVLIEFTPEQMFELVDRCEDYPGFLPWCGGAEVHERTETLTSATIHINYHGIKAHFSTENTKVWPREMHLRLTDGPFTHLDGEWRFTPLGDTACKVEFSLRYQFSSKLLEKVLGPVFNHIANTFVDSFVKRAAQIHAKG
- a CDS encoding protein adenylyltransferase SelO gives rise to the protein MKELTFDNRFVRELPADPEPGVHVRQVHGACYSRVMPTPVRKPQLLAWSPEVAALLGLEEADVRAPDFADVFGGNALLPGMEPYAACYGGHQFGNWAGQLGDGRAITLGEAVNGRGERWELQLKGAGSTPYSRHADGRAVLRSSIREFLCSEAMHHLGVPTTRALCLVGTGEKVVRDMFYDGNPQPEPGAVVCRVSPSFIRFGNFEIFASRGEGELLGRLIDFTIARDFPGIEGDADERRMRWFEEVCRRTAVLMAHWTRVGFVHGVMNTDNMSILGLTIDYGPYGWIDDFDPDWTPNTTDAAGRRYRFGHQPQVAHWNLWQLANAVYPVIGKVEPLEAALLGYADIYEAENRRMTMAKLGFADWQEGDSALVADLHRLLRDGEMDMTIFHRRLAGFDAEPAEVPGGSALALFADAFYSDDRREAVREEFTAWLRRYAARLRQQAVPQDRRKVEMNRANPLYVPRNYLAQQAIDAAGEGDLSQVEELLDVFRKPYEEQAGRERFAAKRPDWARHKAGCSMLSCSS
- the smpB gene encoding SsrA-binding protein SmpB, translating into MSIIDNRKAYHDYFIEEKYEAGLVLEGWEVKAIRAGRANIKEAYVVVRDEEIFIFGMHITPLASASTHIHADPTRTRKLLLHAGEIARLIGKVERAGFTLVPLDLHYSKGRIKIEIGLAKGKKLYDKREDEKRRDWEREKQRLMRVKV